The Ignavibacteriota bacterium genome contains a region encoding:
- a CDS encoding purine-nucleoside phosphorylase has protein sequence MSDAATSAADIARGIAAVLRERLVDSADTAIVFGSGLGDAADALDAQHSIAASDLPGYPASTVPGHEGRITAGRIGGKTVLAFRGRMHVFEGFHTDASALPAFIAAEMGVQELIVTNAAGGVHPLLDTGDLMLVTDYLVLPLSLRMGGGLSAFDAAGGIDPRGYGDAGCVARARTAANDAGIQLREGCYGYCSGPSYETRAEIAFLRGAGVDAIGMSSVPEIVAASRRGIRTVAISCITNKSAVVPTVTAHDDVTRVAGEAAGRLHLWLEHYIRAL, from the coding sequence ATGTCGGACGCCGCCACATCCGCCGCCGACATTGCGCGCGGCATAGCCGCTGTGCTGCGCGAGCGGCTCGTCGACAGCGCCGATACCGCCATCGTGTTCGGTTCCGGCCTCGGTGATGCGGCGGACGCGCTCGACGCGCAGCACTCGATCGCGGCCTCGGATCTGCCGGGGTACCCCGCATCGACCGTGCCTGGGCACGAGGGGCGCATCACCGCCGGACGCATCGGCGGAAAAACCGTGCTTGCCTTCCGCGGACGCATGCACGTATTCGAGGGTTTTCACACGGACGCGTCGGCGCTGCCCGCATTCATCGCCGCCGAAATGGGAGTTCAGGAGCTGATTGTCACAAATGCCGCGGGCGGCGTGCATCCCCTGCTCGACACGGGCGACCTCATGCTTGTGACGGATTACCTCGTGCTCCCGCTCTCGCTGCGCATGGGAGGCGGACTGTCGGCCTTCGACGCTGCGGGCGGCATCGATCCACGCGGGTACGGCGACGCCGGATGTGTCGCGCGCGCACGCACCGCCGCGAACGACGCGGGCATACAGTTGCGCGAGGGCTGTTACGGATACTGCTCCGGACCCTCCTATGAAACCCGCGCGGAGATCGCATTTCTGCGTGGTGCCGGAGTCGATGCCATTGGCATGTCGAGTGTTCCCGAAATTGTCGCCGCGTCGCGGCGCGGAATCCGGACCGTTGCGATATCGTGCATCACCAACAAAAGCGCCGTCGTGCCCACCGTCACCGCGCACGACGACGTGACACGCGTGGCGGGCGAGGCAGCGGGCCGGCTGCACCTCTGGCTGGAACACTACATCCGCGCGCTGTGA